The genomic stretch GCCTCTCGCGCAGTACCGCGACTCCTACATCGTGGCGCAGGACGCGCAGGGGCTCGTCCTCGTCGATCAGCACGTCGCGCACGAGCGGGTCCTCTACGAGCGTTACCTCGACGACGCCGAGCGTGGCGAGGTCGCGGTCCAGCGCCTGCTGTTTCCGAAGACGATCGACCTCACCCCCGAGGAGGCGGCGATTCTCGAGGGCGAGTCTCCCGAGCTCGTGCGGCTCGGCTTTCCTCACGAGCCGTTCGGCGATCGCGCGGTGAAGCTCGACGGTGTCCCGGCATTCGCCAAGGACGTCGCGCCGGAGCGGCTGTTTCGTTCGCTCATCGGGGAGGCGGCCCGCACGAAGACCGCGGCGACCGGCGATCCGGATCTCAGGCGGCGCCTGGTGACCTCCGCCGCCTGTCAGGCCGCGATCAAGGTCAACTACCCCCTGACGAGGGAGGGGATGCAGCGTCTTCTGGACGATCTGTTCAAGACGCAGAATCCGACGACATGCCCGCACGGACGCCCCATTTTGTTCCGTTTGACCCTCGAGGAGATCGAGCGGGCGTTCCGGCGCCGTTGACGGCGGCGGCTCAGCCCCGTATAACCCTAACGATGCGTCGCGGGGCAATCATCCTGTCCACCGTCCTTCTCTGCTCGGCGCGGGCTCGCGCGACCGACCTCGTCATGTTCGAGGACGGGCGAGGGATCCGGGTTCGGGCGATCGACGTGGCCGACGGTGTCGCGCAGCTCACCCTTGAAGACGGCGGCACGGTCGGCGTGCCGCTGCTCTCGGTGGTCTCGATCGAGCGCGCGGTCGACCCGGGCGACCTGCTCCCTCAAGCCCCGCCGCCCGACACGGAAGCCGCGGTGCGCCTCGCCGACGCCTTGCGGACAGGGGAGAAGTGGCGCGAGGCGGCGGGCAAGTACGCCGACATCCTCGCGGCGGCGGCCGACCGGCATTCGATCGATCGCGCGCTCCTCGCGGCGGTCGCCAAGATCGAGTCGAATTTCAATCCGTTCGCGATCTCGCCGCGCGGTGCCTGCGGGTTCCTGCAGCTCA from Candidatus Polarisedimenticolaceae bacterium encodes the following:
- a CDS encoding lytic transglycosylase domain-containing protein encodes the protein MRRGAIILSTVLLCSARARATDLVMFEDGRGIRVRAIDVADGVAQLTLEDGGTVGVPLLSVVSIERAVDPGDLLPQAPPPDTEAAVRLADALRTGEKWREAAGKYADILAAAADRHSIDRALLAAVAKIESNFNPFAISPRGACGFLQLMPKTAKRFGVKSVFDVEQNVEGGAAYLRWLLDRFDGRIDLALAGYNAGEGAVDKHHGIPPFAETQWYVIKVLDNASKTGQSAPR